The Anastrepha ludens isolate Willacy chromosome X, idAnaLude1.1, whole genome shotgun sequence genome includes a window with the following:
- the LOC128870277 gene encoding uncharacterized protein LOC128870277: MEFLFSEESIGIEAQQPVGDKVEELLKTVLTNQAKLLENQKIGMDQFFHFGKRLTNLENIFNENKIEASEQLTQFKTVRECKVLLRRIHHSVCKMTGEEVDEIQTEISSTLPLQTLAAAEEFEKKLLQQQYLEAMKTLLLKIKGPETTVDDLLRQLYSDEMLSLCNWDGRGNKEALSQYSLVSDILFDIFQLCGRATYEKNIRRSIELSHHRFKQRNYRQRNLNKK, from the exons ATGGAGTTTTTGTTCAGCGAAGAAAGCATTGGCATTGAGGCTCAGCAGCCAGTTGGCGACAAGg TTGAGGAATTGTTAAAAACGGTTTTAACAAACCAagcaaaattattggaaaaccagAAAATAGGTATGGACCAATTCTTTCATTTCGGCAAGCGACTAACTAATttagaaaacatatttaatgaaaat AAAATCGAAGCCAGTGAGCAGCTAACACAATTTAAGACGGTGCGTGAATGTAAGGTCCTACTCCGCAGGATTCATCATTCTGTTTGTAAAATGACTGGAGAAGAAGTGGATGAAATTCAAACGGAAATATCGTCCACATTACCATTGCAAACGCTAGCTGCAGctgaagaatttgaaaaaaagctgctgcaacaacaatatcTTGAGGCAAtg aaaactttacttttgaaaattaagggTCCTGAAACGACTGTTGACGATTTGCTTCGTCAGCTTTATAGTGATGAAATGTTGTCGCTTTGCAACTGGGATGGTAGGGGCAACAAGGAAGCATTGTCCCAATATTCTCTTGTTTCAGACATACTTTTTG ATATTTTTCAGCTATGCGGACGAGCAACTTACGAGAAGAACATTCGTAGGTCAATTGAGCTTAGTCACCACCGTTTTAAGCAGCGAAATTATCGGCAGCggaatttaaataagaaataa
- the LOC128870482 gene encoding uncharacterized protein LOC128870482 has product MDQFFHFGKRLTNLENIFNENKIEASEQLTQFKTVRECKVLLRRIHHSVCKMTGEEVDEIQTEISSTLPLQTLAAAEEFEKKLLQQQYLEAMKTLLLKIKGPETTVDDLLRQLYSNEMLSLCNWDGRATMKHCPNILLFRTYFLIFFSYADEQLTRRTFVGQLSLVTTVLSSEIIGSGI; this is encoded by the exons ATGGACCAATTCTTTCATTTCGGCAAGCGACTAACTAATttagaaaacatatttaatgaaaat AAAATCGAAGCCAGTGAGCAGCTAACACAATTTAAGACGGTGCGTGAATGTAAGGTCCTACTCCGCAGGATTCATCATTCTGTTTGTAAAATGACTGGAGAAGAAGTGGATGAAATTCAAACGGAAATATCGTCCACATTACCATTGCAAACGCTAGCTGCAGctgaagaatttgaaaaaaagctgctgcaacaacaatatcTTGAGGCAAtg aaaactttacttttgaaaattaagggTCCTGAAACGACTGTTGACGATTTGCTTCGTCAACTTTATAGTAATGAAATGTTGTCGCTTTGCAACTGGGATGGTAGGGCAACAATGAAGCATTGTCCCAATATTCTCTTGTTTCGGACATACTTTTTG ATATTTTTCAGCTATGCGGACGAGCAACTTACGAGAAGAACATTCGTAGGTCAATTGAGCTTAGTCACCACCGTTTTAAGCAGCGAAATTATCGGCAGCggaatttaa